A region from the Variovorax sp. V93 genome encodes:
- the senA gene encoding selenoneine synthase SenA — MDSTLPVYSVAAAPEALALRAGPPASVRAALLAARWRTLDLADDFRAALGDAYPGIGYAPEFNPPLWELGHVAWFQEWWIGRNPQRARGAACEPDPARKPSLLPQADAWYDSSRVAHRTRWTLPLPDAEATRGYLERTLAQTLALLDELPPDAHDDALYFFRLVALHEAMHAEAAAYMAEGLGIALRESGAAPQLAADAELDLPAQRFRIGSEAGAGFAFDNELQPRDVAIEPLRIDAQAVSWARFLPFVEGGGYENPAWWSDAGRDWLAHQPLRHPAHLRAAGTGWQQRRGGRWLPLNPLDAAVHLNAHEAEAWCRWAGRRLPTEAEWECAALTLPGFAWGRVWEWTSSPFEPYPGFTPHPYRDYSAPWFGTRRVLRGACHATSAALAHARYRNFFEPHRRDIFAGFRSCRAAGG, encoded by the coding sequence ATGGATTCGACATTGCCTGTTTATAGCGTGGCCGCCGCGCCCGAGGCGCTGGCGCTGCGCGCGGGACCGCCGGCATCGGTGCGCGCGGCGCTGCTGGCCGCACGGTGGCGCACGCTCGATCTTGCGGACGATTTTCGGGCCGCGCTGGGAGACGCCTATCCCGGCATCGGCTACGCGCCCGAGTTCAATCCGCCGCTCTGGGAGCTGGGCCACGTGGCCTGGTTCCAGGAATGGTGGATCGGCCGCAACCCGCAGCGCGCGCGGGGCGCGGCCTGCGAGCCCGACCCTGCGCGCAAGCCCTCGCTGCTGCCGCAGGCCGACGCCTGGTACGACTCCAGCCGCGTGGCGCACCGCACCCGTTGGACGCTCCCGCTGCCCGATGCCGAGGCCACGCGCGGCTACCTCGAACGCACGCTCGCGCAAACGCTGGCTCTGCTGGACGAGCTTCCGCCCGATGCGCACGACGATGCGCTCTACTTCTTCCGCCTGGTCGCCCTGCACGAGGCCATGCACGCCGAAGCGGCGGCCTACATGGCCGAGGGCCTGGGCATCGCGCTGCGCGAGAGCGGGGCCGCGCCGCAGCTTGCGGCGGACGCCGAACTGGACCTGCCGGCGCAGCGCTTCCGCATCGGCTCCGAGGCCGGCGCCGGCTTTGCGTTCGACAACGAACTGCAGCCCCGCGATGTCGCCATCGAGCCGCTGCGCATCGACGCGCAGGCCGTGAGCTGGGCGCGCTTCCTGCCGTTCGTGGAAGGCGGCGGCTACGAGAATCCGGCGTGGTGGTCCGACGCGGGCCGCGACTGGCTCGCGCACCAGCCGCTGCGCCACCCCGCCCATCTGCGTGCGGCGGGCACCGGCTGGCAGCAGCGGCGCGGCGGCCGCTGGCTGCCGCTGAACCCGCTCGATGCAGCGGTTCACCTGAACGCGCATGAAGCCGAAGCCTGGTGCCGCTGGGCCGGGCGGCGGCTGCCGACCGAAGCCGAATGGGAGTGTGCGGCGCTCACGCTGCCGGGCTTCGCCTGGGGCCGGGTCTGGGAATGGACCTCGAGCCCGTTCGAGCCCTATCCAGGCTTCACGCCCCATCCCTACCGCGACTATTCGGCGCCGTGGTTCGGCACCCGGCGGGTGCTGCGCGGCGCCTGCCACGCCACGTCGGCGGCGCTCGCGCATGCGCGCTACCGCAACTTCTTCGAGCCGCACCGCCGCGACATCTTCGCCGGCTTCCGCAGCTGCCGGGCCGCCGGCGGGTGA
- the phnE gene encoding phosphonate ABC transporter, permease protein PhnE, which yields MPEIESKPRAANEVYRLPPPLFDARCRACWMVVAMVALVVASFWSLDLQWARFFSIDSMARMGRFAGELAKPALGAAFLQKLLPAALETLAMSVVGTLLAVAAGLLLALPASKLHAGDPARWRGPTRLLLNALRSVPELMWAALLLIAAGLGPFAGTLALAVHTSGVLGRLFAESIENAAQGPAFALRVRGVPEGRVFLYATLPQVLPQLMSYALYRWENNIRAAAVLGVVGAGGLGQMLAFHLGLFQMRETSAVLLAMIVLVALVDAASYVARRLMGR from the coding sequence ATGCCGGAGATCGAATCGAAACCACGCGCGGCCAACGAGGTCTACCGGCTGCCGCCGCCGCTGTTCGACGCGCGCTGCCGCGCCTGCTGGATGGTCGTTGCCATGGTGGCACTGGTTGTCGCGAGCTTCTGGTCGCTCGACCTGCAGTGGGCGCGTTTCTTCTCGATCGATTCGATGGCCCGCATGGGCCGCTTTGCCGGCGAACTCGCGAAGCCGGCCCTTGGCGCGGCCTTCCTGCAGAAGCTGCTGCCGGCCGCGCTCGAGACGCTGGCGATGTCGGTCGTCGGCACCTTGCTGGCCGTGGCGGCCGGCCTGCTGCTCGCACTGCCCGCGAGCAAGCTGCACGCCGGCGATCCGGCGCGCTGGCGCGGCCCGACACGGCTGCTGCTCAATGCCTTGCGCAGCGTGCCGGAACTGATGTGGGCCGCGCTGCTGCTGATCGCCGCCGGTCTCGGGCCCTTCGCGGGCACGCTGGCGCTGGCGGTGCACACCTCTGGCGTGCTGGGCCGCCTGTTCGCCGAGAGCATCGAGAACGCGGCGCAGGGCCCCGCCTTTGCGCTGCGCGTGCGCGGCGTGCCGGAAGGGCGGGTGTTCCTTTATGCGACGCTGCCGCAGGTGCTGCCGCAGCTGATGAGCTATGCGCTCTACCGGTGGGAGAACAACATCCGCGCCGCGGCCGTGCTGGGCGTGGTCGGCGCCGGCGGGCTGGGCCAGATGCTGGCCTTCCACCTCGGGCTGTTCCAGATGCGCGAGACCAGCGCGGTGCTGCTCGCAATGATCGTGCTGGTCGCCCTGGTGGATGCCGCGAGCTACGTCGCGCGGCGCCTGATGGGTCGGTGA
- a CDS encoding GntR family transcriptional regulator: protein MSALTLTPRALYEEVAELLRQRIFRRELEPGSWIDELKLAEEYGISRTPLREALKVLAAEGLVTMKVRRGAYVTEVSEQDLADVYHLLSLLESDAAGVVAERASEAQRAELKALHAELEAAGAPGKEDREHFFAVNERFHMRLLAIANNKWRDQMVADLRKVMKLNRHNSLLKAGRIAESLAEHRSVMAAIEARDAAAAMARMREHFKNGLEAAN from the coding sequence ATGTCCGCCCTCACCCTCACCCCGCGCGCCCTCTATGAAGAAGTGGCCGAACTGCTGCGCCAGCGGATCTTCCGCCGCGAGCTCGAGCCGGGCAGCTGGATCGACGAACTCAAGCTGGCCGAGGAATACGGCATCAGCCGCACGCCGCTGCGCGAAGCCCTGAAGGTGCTGGCGGCCGAAGGCCTGGTGACCATGAAAGTGCGGCGCGGCGCCTACGTCACCGAGGTGTCCGAGCAGGACCTGGCGGATGTCTACCACCTGCTTTCGCTGCTGGAAAGCGATGCGGCCGGCGTGGTGGCCGAGCGCGCGAGCGAGGCCCAGCGCGCGGAACTCAAGGCGCTGCATGCCGAACTCGAAGCGGCAGGCGCCCCCGGCAAGGAAGACCGCGAGCATTTCTTTGCGGTCAACGAGCGCTTCCACATGCGCCTCCTGGCCATTGCGAACAACAAATGGCGCGACCAGATGGTGGCCGACCTGCGCAAGGTGATGAAGCTCAACCGGCACAACTCGCTGCTGAAGGCGGGGCGCATCGCGGAATCGCTCGCGGAGCACCGGTCGGTGATGGCGGCCATCGAGGCGCGGGATGCCGCGGCCGCGATGGCGCGGATGCGCGAGCACTTCAAGAACGGCCTTGAGGCCGCTAATTAG
- a CDS encoding putative selenate ABC transporter substrate-binding protein, giving the protein MKFAVLPRFVLALAMLACAVAAQAQQTFRITAIPDESPTELARKSAPLAAYLERKLGVKVEFTPVTDYAAAVEALANKQVDLAWLGGFTFVQASHRSGGKVVPLVQREEDEKFRSVFITTNPDVRSLADLKGRNLSFGSQSSTSGHLMPRSFLLAAGIDPDRDLKRVAYSGAHDATVAAVASGKVDAGALNISVWEKLVADKKVDPAKVRVFYTTPAYYDYNWTVHADMPAARREQLVRAFVELSPATPEGKDILALQRATRFVPTRAENYKGIEAAARNAGLLN; this is encoded by the coding sequence ATGAAATTCGCTGTCTTGCCGCGCTTCGTGCTGGCGCTGGCCATGCTGGCTTGTGCCGTGGCCGCGCAGGCCCAACAAACCTTCCGCATCACCGCGATCCCCGACGAGTCGCCGACCGAGCTGGCGCGCAAGTCGGCGCCGCTGGCCGCCTACCTGGAGCGCAAGCTGGGCGTCAAGGTCGAGTTCACGCCGGTCACCGACTATGCGGCTGCCGTCGAGGCGCTGGCCAACAAGCAGGTCGACCTGGCCTGGCTCGGCGGCTTCACCTTCGTGCAGGCCAGCCATCGTTCGGGCGGCAAGGTGGTGCCGCTGGTGCAGCGCGAGGAAGACGAGAAATTCCGCTCGGTCTTCATCACGACGAATCCGGACGTCCGTTCGCTCGCCGATCTCAAGGGCCGCAACCTGAGCTTCGGCTCGCAGTCCAGCACCTCGGGCCATTTGATGCCGCGCAGCTTCCTGCTGGCGGCCGGCATCGATCCCGACCGCGACCTCAAGCGCGTGGCCTATTCAGGCGCGCATGACGCCACGGTGGCCGCCGTCGCATCGGGCAAGGTGGATGCCGGGGCCCTCAACATCTCGGTGTGGGAGAAGCTCGTGGCCGACAAGAAGGTCGATCCCGCGAAGGTGCGGGTGTTCTACACCACGCCTGCCTACTACGACTACAACTGGACCGTGCATGCCGACATGCCGGCCGCCAGGCGCGAGCAGCTGGTGCGCGCATTCGTCGAGCTGAGCCCGGCCACCCCTGAGGGCAAGGACATCCTCGCGCTGCAGCGCGCCACGCGCTTCGTGCCGACGCGCGCCGAGAACTACAAGGGCATCGAAGCCGCGGCGCGCAATGCGGGGCTGCTGAACTGA
- a CDS encoding phosphonate ABC transporter ATP-binding protein, producing MNIELRSASGRHPAAPAAAPPALRALDLRVAAGEQAAVIGPSGAGKTTLLHLMACALAPTAGSIELDGRDPWRLPRRELQRLRGRLFLAPQVPPLPPRQRVVTAVLAGRLPRIGLWQALRSLFYPTGIAQADAALARFDMADKLFARVDRLSGGERQRVGLARGLLSEAQLVLVDEPLSALDPARAGQALDTLTQWARDSGATLVATLHDVPLALQHFPRIIGLRDGLLAFDLPTAQVTPALLRELYAQEPAQAGVLDEGPAEAAPVVMHCR from the coding sequence GTGAACATCGAGCTGCGGTCGGCGTCCGGCCGGCACCCGGCGGCCCCCGCCGCGGCGCCGCCCGCGCTGCGGGCGCTGGACCTGCGCGTGGCGGCGGGCGAGCAGGCCGCGGTGATCGGGCCTTCGGGCGCCGGCAAGACCACGCTGCTGCATCTGATGGCCTGCGCGCTCGCGCCCACGGCCGGCAGCATCGAACTCGACGGCCGCGATCCGTGGCGGCTGCCCCGGCGCGAACTGCAGCGCCTGCGCGGCCGGCTGTTCCTGGCGCCCCAGGTGCCGCCCTTGCCGCCGCGCCAGCGCGTGGTGACCGCGGTGCTGGCCGGCCGGCTGCCACGCATCGGGCTGTGGCAGGCGCTGCGCAGCCTGTTCTATCCGACCGGCATCGCGCAGGCCGACGCCGCGCTTGCGCGCTTCGACATGGCGGACAAGCTCTTCGCGCGCGTGGACCGCCTGTCCGGCGGCGAGCGGCAGCGCGTGGGACTGGCGCGCGGCTTGCTGTCCGAGGCGCAATTGGTGCTCGTCGACGAGCCCTTGTCGGCGCTGGACCCGGCCCGCGCCGGACAGGCGCTGGACACCCTCACGCAGTGGGCGCGCGACAGCGGGGCGACGCTCGTGGCCACCCTGCACGACGTGCCGCTCGCGCTGCAGCACTTTCCGCGCATCATCGGCCTGCGCGACGGGTTGCTGGCCTTCGATCTGCCCACCGCGCAGGTGACGCCGGCCTTGCTGCGCGAGCTTTATGCGCAGGAGCCGGCGCAGGCCGGTGTCCTTGACGAGGGCCCGGCCGAAGCGGCGCCTGTCGTGATGCACTGCCGCTGA
- a CDS encoding tripartite tricarboxylate transporter substrate binding protein, with product MKPLLPSQDRRLLLLAGSGLALSGFAAAAPSASAGGAGDYPKAPVKLIVPFAPGGPTDTVARLISLKLQEMWGQPVLVDYKPGAGTAIGVDFVAKAPADGLTFGMVNSSFAVNPSLRKSLPYDTVKDLAGITQIANLQLAIVARPDAPFSTLAELIAYAKRNPGKLSYGTPGAGSTTHLGAELLKREAGFDMLHAPFKGSAPAHTELLGGRLDLVFDPFLSVLPYVKAGRMKMIATLGEKRVPGYGYPTVAEILPGFHVSALLGFVAPRATPPAVVAKIHADTAKVLREPEMRRRVEEQGMEVVASTPAQFDAFVQSEMKRWSRVIAEAGIQAE from the coding sequence ATGAAGCCCCTTCTCCCATCGCAGGACCGCCGCCTGCTGCTGCTGGCGGGAAGCGGCCTGGCGCTGTCGGGGTTTGCGGCCGCCGCCCCATCTGCAAGCGCGGGTGGCGCGGGCGACTATCCCAAGGCCCCCGTCAAGCTCATCGTCCCCTTTGCGCCCGGCGGGCCCACCGACACGGTCGCGCGCCTGATCTCGCTCAAGCTGCAGGAGATGTGGGGCCAGCCGGTGCTCGTCGACTACAAGCCGGGGGCCGGCACGGCCATCGGCGTCGACTTCGTCGCCAAGGCCCCGGCCGACGGGCTGACCTTCGGCATGGTGAACTCGTCCTTCGCGGTCAATCCGTCGCTGCGCAAGAGCTTGCCCTACGACACGGTGAAAGACCTGGCGGGCATCACGCAGATCGCCAACCTGCAGCTCGCGATCGTCGCGCGGCCCGACGCGCCCTTCAGCACGCTGGCCGAACTCATCGCCTACGCGAAGAGGAACCCGGGCAAGCTCAGCTACGGCACGCCCGGCGCCGGCAGCACCACGCACCTGGGTGCCGAACTGCTCAAGCGCGAAGCGGGTTTCGACATGCTGCACGCGCCCTTCAAGGGCAGCGCGCCGGCGCACACCGAACTGTTGGGCGGGCGCCTCGACCTCGTGTTCGACCCCTTTCTCTCGGTACTGCCGTACGTCAAGGCGGGCCGGATGAAGATGATCGCCACGCTCGGCGAGAAGCGGGTTCCGGGCTACGGCTATCCGACCGTGGCCGAAATCCTGCCGGGATTCCATGTGAGCGCGCTGCTCGGCTTCGTCGCGCCGCGCGCCACGCCGCCTGCGGTGGTCGCGAAGATCCACGCCGACACCGCAAAAGTGCTGCGCGAGCCCGAGATGCGCCGCCGTGTCGAGGAACAGGGCATGGAAGTGGTGGCTTCCACGCCCGCACAGTTCGACGCGTTCGTCCAGAGCGAGATGAAGCGCTGGTCGCGCGTGATCGCCGAAGCCGGCATCCAGGCCGAATAG
- the dusA gene encoding tRNA dihydrouridine(20/20a) synthase DusA, whose translation MNESAKLLNLKEKVVSVAPMMDWTDRHCRYFHRLMSRHALLYTEMVTTGALVHGDVPRHLRFNEEEHPVALQLGGSEPADLAHCARLGEEWGYDEINLNCGCPSERVQRGAFGACLMNEPQLVADCVKAMVDVVSVPVTVKHRIGIDKIESYEFVRDFVGAVSEAGCRTFIVHARNAWLQGLSPKQNREIPPLRYELVHRLKHEFPELDFSINGGISANAQVHEHLRLLDGVMVGREAYHNPWWLAEWDAEFYGAAPQPLTREDVESLMCDYMVREAAEHGTQWSSIARHMLGLRNGLPGARRWRQVWSDHRLKTRPPHEVMALAHEPAAQEA comes from the coding sequence ATGAACGAAAGCGCCAAGCTGTTGAACTTGAAAGAAAAAGTCGTTTCGGTTGCGCCGATGATGGATTGGACGGATCGCCATTGCCGTTACTTCCATCGCCTGATGTCGCGCCACGCGCTGCTCTACACCGAGATGGTGACCACCGGCGCGCTGGTGCATGGCGACGTTCCCCGGCACCTGCGCTTCAACGAGGAAGAGCACCCCGTGGCCCTGCAGCTGGGCGGCAGCGAGCCGGCCGACCTCGCGCATTGCGCCAGGCTTGGCGAGGAGTGGGGCTACGACGAGATCAACCTCAACTGCGGCTGCCCCAGCGAGCGCGTGCAGCGCGGCGCCTTCGGCGCCTGCCTGATGAACGAGCCGCAGCTGGTGGCCGACTGCGTGAAAGCGATGGTCGATGTGGTGAGCGTGCCCGTCACGGTCAAGCACCGCATCGGCATCGACAAGATCGAGAGCTACGAGTTCGTGCGCGACTTTGTCGGTGCGGTGAGCGAGGCCGGCTGCAGGACGTTCATCGTGCATGCACGCAACGCGTGGCTGCAGGGCCTGAGTCCCAAGCAGAACCGCGAGATTCCGCCGCTGCGCTACGAGCTCGTGCACCGCCTGAAGCACGAATTTCCGGAGCTGGACTTCTCGATCAATGGCGGCATTTCGGCCAACGCGCAGGTGCATGAGCACCTGCGGCTGCTCGACGGCGTGATGGTAGGCCGCGAGGCCTACCACAACCCCTGGTGGCTGGCCGAATGGGACGCGGAGTTCTACGGCGCTGCGCCGCAGCCGCTCACGCGCGAGGACGTGGAATCGCTGATGTGCGACTACATGGTGCGCGAAGCGGCCGAACACGGCACGCAGTGGTCGTCGATTGCGCGGCACATGCTGGGCCTGCGCAACGGCCTGCCCGGCGCGCGCCGCTGGCGCCAGGTCTGGAGCGACCATCGGCTCAAGACGCGTCCGCCGCACGAGGTGATGGCGCTGGCGCACGAGCCCGCCGCGCAGGAGGCCTGA
- a CDS encoding PhnE/PtxC family ABC transporter permease: MAAVPSRTTPAQRDPAWAHRVFWLLAAAVVLWPMLVLTEFKPWLLLAPGSLEPALQFLAGFVPPRMDAEFLALVARETWRTVAIATAGLTLAMVLAVPLTLLSVRSLSISGLAGRMAALPAVLRFSVRGLLIVLRSVPELIWALVFVRVVGLGVTAGVLAIALTYAGMLGKVYGEILESGDAHPTETLLRNGAGRIQAFFYGLLPQNAAELTSYTVYRWECAIRSSAVLGFVGAGGLGQQMDASMKMFNGAEVGTMLLVFVLLVAATDRLSAWLRRALA; this comes from the coding sequence ATGGCCGCCGTTCCATCACGCACGACACCGGCGCAGCGCGACCCCGCCTGGGCGCACCGCGTGTTCTGGCTGCTGGCCGCGGCCGTGGTGCTGTGGCCGATGCTCGTGCTGACCGAATTCAAGCCCTGGCTGCTGCTGGCGCCCGGCAGCCTGGAGCCGGCGCTGCAGTTTCTGGCCGGCTTCGTGCCGCCGCGCATGGACGCGGAGTTCCTGGCGCTGGTGGCGCGGGAAACCTGGCGCACCGTGGCCATCGCCACGGCCGGGCTCACGCTGGCGATGGTGCTGGCCGTTCCGCTCACGCTGCTGTCGGTGCGCTCGCTCTCGATCTCCGGCCTGGCCGGCCGCATGGCGGCGTTGCCGGCGGTGCTGCGCTTTTCGGTGCGCGGGCTGCTGATCGTGCTGCGCAGCGTGCCGGAACTCATCTGGGCGCTGGTGTTCGTGCGCGTGGTCGGGCTGGGCGTCACGGCCGGCGTACTGGCCATCGCGCTGACCTATGCCGGCATGCTGGGCAAGGTCTACGGAGAGATCCTGGAGAGTGGCGATGCCCATCCGACCGAGACGCTGCTGCGCAACGGCGCCGGCCGCATCCAGGCCTTTTTCTACGGGCTGCTGCCGCAGAACGCGGCAGAGCTCACCAGCTACACCGTCTACCGCTGGGAGTGCGCCATCCGCTCGTCCGCCGTGCTCGGCTTCGTGGGCGCGGGCGGGCTCGGCCAGCAGATGGATGCGTCGATGAAGATGTTCAATGGCGCCGAGGTCGGCACCATGCTGCTGGTGTTCGTGCTGCTGGTCGCCGCCACCGACCGGTTGAGCGCCTGGCTGCGGCGCGCCCTGGCCTGA
- a CDS encoding IclR family transcriptional regulator yields the protein MNDAIGGKEEVSALARGLALLKVIGMAAAPISNRDLAETTGIPKATVSRLTATLVGAGYLKQSQDSDRFSLGPALLDMSSRYLRHFDLRTVARPHLAELSEFAGASVHMGVRDELDMLIIDSLRPRSALISSRIEVGSRMTIATSAAGRAYLGALPAAEQAEVLDQIRLESGENWPSIEPRLTAGLDEYARLGYCSSFGEWHPHIHALGFALKGPRGERYGVSCGGPAYLLPKDVMLGRVAPRLLEIAQRISRETGTVSTD from the coding sequence ATGAATGACGCGATTGGCGGCAAAGAAGAAGTCAGCGCGCTTGCCAGGGGGCTGGCCTTGCTCAAGGTCATCGGAATGGCAGCCGCACCCATCAGCAATCGCGACCTCGCCGAGACCACCGGCATCCCCAAGGCCACCGTGTCCCGCCTCACGGCCACGCTCGTCGGCGCGGGCTACCTGAAGCAGTCGCAGGACAGCGACCGCTTCAGCCTCGGGCCGGCGCTGCTCGACATGAGCAGCCGCTACCTTCGCCATTTCGATTTGCGGACGGTGGCCCGGCCGCATCTTGCGGAACTGTCCGAATTTGCCGGGGCCAGCGTCCACATGGGCGTTCGCGACGAACTCGACATGCTCATCATCGATTCGCTGCGCCCCCGCTCCGCGCTGATCAGTTCGCGCATCGAAGTGGGCTCGCGCATGACCATCGCCACCTCGGCCGCAGGCCGCGCCTACCTCGGCGCGCTACCCGCTGCCGAGCAGGCCGAGGTGCTCGACCAGATCCGCCTGGAGAGCGGCGAGAACTGGCCCTCGATCGAACCGCGCCTGACGGCCGGGCTCGACGAATACGCGCGCCTGGGCTATTGCAGCTCGTTCGGCGAGTGGCATCCGCACATCCACGCCCTGGGCTTCGCGCTCAAGGGCCCGCGCGGCGAGCGCTACGGCGTGAGCTGCGGCGGCCCCGCCTACCTGCTGCCCAAGGACGTCATGCTCGGCCGCGTGGCCCCCAGGCTGCTGGAAATCGCCCAGCGAATCTCCCGGGAAACCGGAACCGTCAGCACCGACTGA
- a CDS encoding TauD/TfdA dioxygenase family protein → MSLELTPLHPLFAAEARGIDITQPLSPSEVKQINAAMNRYAVLVWRGQPLTGRQQIDFAKSFGPLDLGLKKVFKRPERLEDERLIDISNVDAEGKVARRDSPKNLSNFANQLWHSDSSFQNPRAAYSMLHALVLPSWGGNTEFADLRAAYDALPERTRSEIEGLCAEHYALHTRILLGDEAYTDDQKKAIPPAVWPLAQTHPGSGRKLLFVGVHAREIIGWPVAEGRMFLSDLLEHATRREFVYTHEWQVGDLVMWDNRSTLHRGRRYDIGERRELRRTTIEDVPGATLMAA, encoded by the coding sequence ATGTCCCTTGAACTCACCCCCTTGCACCCGCTCTTCGCCGCCGAGGCGCGCGGCATCGACATCACGCAGCCGCTGTCGCCCTCCGAGGTGAAGCAGATCAACGCGGCCATGAACCGATATGCCGTGCTGGTGTGGCGCGGACAGCCGCTCACGGGCCGGCAGCAGATCGATTTCGCCAAGTCGTTCGGCCCGCTCGACCTGGGCCTGAAGAAGGTCTTCAAACGCCCCGAGCGGCTGGAGGACGAACGGCTGATCGACATCTCGAACGTCGATGCAGAAGGCAAGGTGGCTCGCCGCGATTCGCCCAAGAACCTGTCGAACTTCGCCAACCAGCTCTGGCACAGCGACAGCTCCTTCCAGAATCCGCGCGCCGCCTATTCGATGCTGCATGCGCTGGTGCTGCCGAGCTGGGGCGGCAACACCGAGTTCGCGGATCTTCGCGCCGCCTACGACGCGCTGCCCGAGCGCACCCGGTCGGAGATCGAAGGCCTGTGCGCCGAGCACTATGCGCTGCATACCCGCATCCTGCTGGGCGACGAGGCCTACACCGACGACCAGAAGAAAGCCATTCCACCCGCCGTGTGGCCACTCGCGCAGACACATCCGGGCTCGGGGCGCAAGCTGCTGTTCGTGGGCGTGCATGCACGCGAGATCATCGGCTGGCCGGTGGCCGAGGGGCGCATGTTCCTTTCGGACCTGCTCGAGCACGCAACCCGCCGCGAGTTCGTCTACACGCACGAATGGCAGGTGGGCGACCTCGTGATGTGGGACAACCGCAGCACCCTGCACCGCGGCCGTCGCTACGACATCGGCGAGCGCCGCGAGCTGCGCCGCACCACCATCGAGGACGTGCCCGGAGCCACGCTGATGGCCGCTTGA